From the Burkholderia cenocepacia genome, the window TTTCGACGCCATTACGCCGATTTCGCCGTCATGGCAGAGGCAGCGTCAGATGCCTACAATTCCATTTCAATCAGCCGACTTTTCATCCGATTTCCCGGATTACGAAAAACAAACAGTCAGCAACAGACATGCAAAATGCCACTTGAATCCGGGAACGAGTGTTTATTAAAATATACTAAACGGATGAAATTTGATCTCGTCATGCGTTTCAAGAAATGGATCAGCCGATTATTTCCGGAAATGAATAATCCGCCGGCCGGCAACGCCGGTCGGCATGCATCGGGTTCGCCCGTCGGCCGGAATTCGGCCCGCGCCGCGCGACAACGGAACGTGTCGATCCGCTACGCGTGGTCCACCGCGCCATTCGCCCGCGCGGTCACTTCGCGGCGATAGCGGTTCAGCTCCTGCGCGGTCGCGAACGTGCGCTCGAACAGGATCGACAGGTTGTGCAGGATCCGCTCGACGACCTTCTTCTCCCACTCGCCGTCGAAACGGATCTGCTCGTCGAGCCAGCGCTCGAGCCATGCCGGATCGGGCAGGCGCGACTGCACGGTGTCGCGCGGGAACAGCGCCTGGTTCACGTGCAGGTTGGTCGGGTGCAGCGGCTTCTCGGTGCGGCGCGCCGACGCCATCAGCACGCCGATCTTCGCGAAGGCGGCCCGTGCGACGTCGCCGCAGTCGTTCAGCGCTTTCTTCATATAGCGCAGGTACGCGCCGCCATGACGCGCTTCATCGCGCGAAATCGTTTCGTAGATCTGCTTGATGACGGGCTCGGTGTGCCAGTCGGCCGCGCAGCGGTACCAGTGGTTCAAACGGATCTCGCCGCAGAAGTGCAGCATCAGCGTCTCGAGCGGCGGCGCCGGGTCGAACTCGAAGCGCACCGCGTGCAGCTCCGCTTCGGTCGGCACCCTCTCCGGCCTGAAGCGGCGCAGGTATTCCATCAGCACGAGCGCGTGTTTCTGCTCCTCGAAGAACCACACGCTCATGAACGCGGAAAAGTCGCTGTCGTGCCGGTTGTCGCGCAGGAACATTTCCGTCGCGGGCAGCGCCGACCATTCGGTGATCGCGTTCATCCTGATCGTCTCGGCCTGCTCGTCGGTGAGCAGCGCGGGATCGAACCGGTTCCACGGGATGTCCTTCTCCATGTCCCAGCGGACAGCTTCGAGCGACCTGAAAAGTTCCGGATAGAGCATCGTCGTCACCGTCGTGGCAAGGCGTTCGGCACCGGCGCTCACGCCGATTGCGTGGACGCCGGCGCGGCCGCTTCGGCATCGGGCTCTCGATCGTCCCGATCGTCGTCCACCGAGCGCGGCGACAGCCGGCCGCGCAGCAACGCGTAGTAGAACTGCCGATACGTGCGGTGGTAATAGCGGATGCGCGGCGCGATCGCGCCATGCAGATCGTGCAACCGCTCGATCGGCAGGCTCGGCATCATGTGATGCTCGACGTGATAGTTGTTGCCGTTCGTGAACCACGTCATGAACGCGTTGCTCTCGATCGTCCGCGTGTTGCGGAACGGGTCGGTACTCGTCAGGTCGCAGCGATAGTGCTCCGGCATTTCGACCAGCGCATGCACGGGCGCCGCGACGAACACGAGCGGCACGACCCACACCCAGACGACGCACCACGTGTGCAAGACAAACGACAGCGCGGCCAGCAGCGCGATCGCCGCGGCCATCAGCAGATAGTCGCGGCGGATCGCGCGCGACACGAGCGC encodes:
- a CDS encoding fatty acid desaturase family protein, which produces MKSRPSGVVFSLKLVVYVALIAHGMMFALSALVILKIVGILLIGAMYAHGVELQHQALHYQGFRSKRLNMVFGVLLGMPMLVSFHAYQDSHLRHHRLLGTPENKEFFDYGDQYGASPVVNVGLWVWRLSMAAHYIQFAKNVAKLVVPGARFGDNALVSRAIRRDYLLMAAAIALLAALSFVLHTWCVVWVWVVPLVFVAAPVHALVEMPEHYRCDLTSTDPFRNTRTIESNAFMTWFTNGNNYHVEHHMMPSLPIERLHDLHGAIAPRIRYYHRTYRQFYYALLRGRLSPRSVDDDRDDREPDAEAAAPASTQSA
- a CDS encoding ferritin-like domain-containing protein — encoded protein: MTTMLYPELFRSLEAVRWDMEKDIPWNRFDPALLTDEQAETIRMNAITEWSALPATEMFLRDNRHDSDFSAFMSVWFFEEQKHALVLMEYLRRFRPERVPTEAELHAVRFEFDPAPPLETLMLHFCGEIRLNHWYRCAADWHTEPVIKQIYETISRDEARHGGAYLRYMKKALNDCGDVARAAFAKIGVLMASARRTEKPLHPTNLHVNQALFPRDTVQSRLPDPAWLERWLDEQIRFDGEWEKKVVERILHNLSILFERTFATAQELNRYRREVTARANGAVDHA